A part of Gammaproteobacteria bacterium genomic DNA contains:
- a CDS encoding metal ABC transporter permease codes for MTEFLQALSQHAFLQHALAAGLLASVGCGVVGTYVVVKRIAFLAGGIAHAVLGGMGIAYYFGADPLWGALAAALVTAFLVGWVSLRWRQHEDTLVGALWAVGMAVGVLFLSRAPGYGPDLMSYLFGNILMVTREDLYLMAAIDAGILLLVGVLYKPFLAVCFDDELALLRGVRVELVYLLLLALVAVTVVLLIRVVGLILVIALLTLPAAIAAQYAGSIGRMMLLATVLGATFTSGGLALSYGADLPSGSVIIVLAGLAYLASTLGREAVRRRARR; via the coding sequence GTGACCGAGTTCCTCCAGGCCCTCTCCCAGCACGCCTTCCTGCAGCACGCCCTCGCCGCGGGCCTGCTCGCCAGCGTCGGCTGCGGGGTCGTCGGCACCTACGTGGTGGTCAAGCGCATCGCCTTTCTCGCGGGCGGCATCGCCCACGCGGTCCTCGGCGGCATGGGCATCGCGTACTACTTCGGGGCGGACCCGCTCTGGGGGGCCCTGGCTGCGGCGCTCGTGACCGCGTTCCTCGTGGGCTGGGTCTCCCTGCGCTGGCGCCAGCACGAGGACACGCTGGTCGGGGCGCTGTGGGCCGTGGGCATGGCGGTCGGGGTGCTGTTCCTGTCGCGCGCCCCGGGCTACGGGCCCGACCTGATGAGCTACCTGTTCGGGAACATCCTGATGGTGACCCGGGAGGACCTCTACCTGATGGCGGCCATCGACGCGGGCATCCTGTTGTTGGTGGGGGTCCTCTACAAGCCGTTCCTGGCCGTGTGCTTCGACGACGAGCTCGCGCTCCTGCGGGGGGTTCGCGTGGAGCTCGTCTACCTCCTGCTGCTCGCCCTGGTGGCGGTGACGGTGGTGCTCCTCATCCGGGTGGTCGGGCTCATCCTGGTCATCGCGCTGCTCACGCTGCCCGCGGCCATCGCGGCCCAGTACGCGGGCTCCATCGGCCGGATGATGCTGCTGGCGACCGTCCTCGGGGCGACCTTCACCAGCGGCGGACTCGCCCTGTCGTATGGCGCCGACCTGCCTTCGGGCTCCGTCATCATCGTCCTCGCCGGGCTCGCGTATCTGGCGTCGACCCTCGGCCGGGAGGCAGTGCGCCGGCGGGCCCGCCGTTGA
- the dksA gene encoding RNA polymerase-binding protein DksA translates to MAAREAQEETPAAAKPPPPGAAAGKKKAAPKTARGASAPQPGTGTAPETPPEFELPISEVELAPGYEPSPHEEYMNPLQLAYFRRKLLEWRDALLRESQQTIDHLRSDGASRYVGDEADRARDESEVALELRTRDRYRKLLPKIEAALRRIDDGSYGFCEETGEPIGLKRLEARPIATLSVEAQELREKSQRGYRDDA, encoded by the coding sequence ATGGCTGCGAGAGAGGCTCAGGAGGAAACCCCGGCGGCAGCCAAGCCGCCCCCGCCCGGAGCAGCGGCGGGGAAGAAGAAAGCCGCTCCGAAGACCGCCAGGGGCGCGAGCGCCCCCCAGCCGGGGACGGGCACCGCCCCCGAGACGCCGCCCGAGTTCGAGTTGCCCATCTCCGAGGTCGAGCTGGCGCCGGGCTACGAGCCCTCGCCCCACGAGGAGTACATGAATCCCCTGCAGCTCGCCTACTTCCGGCGCAAGCTGCTCGAGTGGCGCGACGCGCTGTTACGCGAGTCCCAGCAGACCATCGACCACCTGCGCAGCGACGGCGCCTCCCGGTACGTCGGTGACGAGGCCGACCGAGCCCGCGACGAGAGCGAGGTGGCGTTGGAGCTGCGCACCCGGGACCGCTACCGCAAGCTGCTGCCGAAGATCGAGGCCGCCCTGCGGCGCATCGACGACGGCAGCTACGGGTTCTGCGAGGAGACGGGCGAGCCGATCGGGTTGAAGCGCCTGGAGGCGCGGCCCATCGCCACCCTGAGCGTCGAGGCCCAGGAGCTGCGGGAGAAGTCCCAGCGGGGCTACCGGGACGACGCCTAG
- a CDS encoding M48 family metalloprotease: MSSERADRIFHRRMDRRDFLWLLTASVGASALEGCAVDPVTGQQTLMLMSESQEISIDQQQSPQQFSSDYGPVQDASVNAYLSEVGNRLARLSHRPGMPYSFRAVNASYVNAYAFPGGSIAATRGILAEIDNEAELGALLGHEIGHVNARHTAEHASKTMITQVAVAGVGIAAQVSGFGGLGSLAEDIGNIGAGALLAHYSRENEREADALGMEYLHRAGLNPDGMVGLHEILQRQSRERPSAIELMFSTHPMSDERVANAREAMRSRYAGDRALPLNRERYQDQTAGVRRIKGALQAMQRADTDMRKKEYSRAEQELGQALKQAPNDYAALVMMSKCQLALERPDQAQRYASQAKSVYPREAQGHRVGAVSSLMRRDYDRAYQDLNTYDRLLPGNADIAFLKGVSLEGMQNHQGAAREYARYVKAVPQGSQSRYAVQRLQKWGYLR; the protein is encoded by the coding sequence ATGTCGAGCGAGCGAGCAGACCGAATCTTCCACCGGCGGATGGACCGCCGTGACTTCCTCTGGCTGCTGACGGCCTCGGTGGGCGCATCGGCCCTCGAGGGCTGCGCCGTCGACCCGGTCACCGGCCAGCAGACCCTGATGCTGATGTCGGAGTCGCAGGAGATCTCGATCGACCAGCAGCAGTCGCCCCAGCAGTTCTCCAGCGACTACGGCCCGGTCCAGGACGCGAGCGTCAACGCCTATCTGAGTGAGGTCGGGAACCGCCTCGCCCGCCTCTCGCACCGCCCCGGCATGCCCTACTCCTTCCGGGCCGTGAACGCGAGCTACGTGAACGCCTACGCCTTCCCCGGCGGCAGCATCGCGGCGACCCGCGGGATCCTGGCCGAGATCGACAACGAGGCCGAGCTCGGGGCCCTGCTCGGGCACGAGATCGGCCACGTGAACGCCCGCCACACCGCCGAGCACGCGAGCAAGACCATGATCACCCAGGTCGCCGTGGCCGGGGTGGGGATTGCCGCCCAGGTCTCGGGCTTCGGCGGTCTGGGCTCCCTCGCCGAGGACATCGGCAACATCGGCGCCGGCGCCCTCCTCGCCCACTACAGCCGGGAGAACGAGCGCGAGGCGGACGCCCTCGGCATGGAGTACCTGCACCGCGCGGGCCTGAATCCAGACGGGATGGTGGGGCTGCACGAGATCCTGCAGCGGCAGTCCCGGGAGCGCCCGAGCGCCATCGAGCTGATGTTCTCCACGCACCCCATGAGCGACGAGCGCGTCGCCAATGCCCGCGAGGCCATGCGCAGCCGCTACGCCGGCGACCGGGCGCTGCCGCTCAACCGCGAGCGCTACCAGGACCAGACCGCGGGGGTGCGCCGGATCAAGGGCGCCCTCCAGGCCATGCAGCGGGCCGACACGGACATGCGCAAGAAGGAGTACTCGCGCGCCGAGCAGGAGCTCGGCCAGGCCCTGAAACAGGCCCCGAACGACTACGCCGCCCTGGTCATGATGTCCAAGTGCCAGCTCGCCCTGGAGCGCCCCGACCAGGCCCAGCGCTACGCGAGCCAGGCCAAGTCGGTCTACCCCCGGGAGGCCCAGGGGCACCGCGTCGGCGCCGTCAGCTCACTGATGCGCCGCGACTACGACCGCGCGTACCAGGACCTGAACACCTACGACCGGCTGCTCCCGGGCAACGCCGACATCGCGTTCCTGAAGGGGGTGAGCCTCGAGGGGATGCAGAACCACCAGGGCGCGGCCCGGGAATACGCCCGTTACGTCAAGGCCGTACCCCAGGGGTCCCAGTCCCGCTACGCCGTCCAGCGCCTCCAGAAGTGGGGCTATCTGCGGTAG
- a CDS encoding SufE family protein, translated as MSTMTIERLMDAFALLEDWQERYDYLSEVGAKLPPMPEAEKTEAHRVQGCVSSVWVTGRAVGESPIMEYHADGEGAVVRGLVALILMLFQDKPRAEVLELDAQGIIQRLGLDEHLSANRRMGLHAMIERFKAIARGVPA; from the coding sequence ATGAGCACCATGACGATCGAGCGGTTGATGGACGCCTTCGCGCTCCTCGAGGACTGGCAGGAGCGCTACGACTACCTGAGCGAAGTGGGCGCCAAGCTCCCGCCCATGCCCGAAGCGGAAAAGACCGAGGCCCATCGCGTCCAGGGCTGCGTCAGCTCGGTCTGGGTCACCGGTCGGGCGGTGGGAGAGTCCCCGATCATGGAGTACCACGCGGACGGGGAAGGCGCCGTCGTGCGGGGTCTGGTGGCGCTCATCCTGATGCTCTTCCAGGACAAGCCGCGCGCCGAGGTGCTCGAGCTCGACGCCCAGGGCATCATCCAACGGTTGGGTCTGGACGAGCACCTCAGCGCCAATCGCCGCATGGGGCTGCACGCGATGATCGAGCGGTTCAAGGCCATCGCGCGCGGCGTCCCGGCCTGA